From a region of the Acidobacteriota bacterium genome:
- a CDS encoding DUF3124 domain-containing protein, whose amino-acid sequence MTVKGADPVGRQVRLLLGGLVAFFVPLIIYTIYLDQRLDAFEDTLKHNPPEALEAGGQPRYDLYHLAANPVEGQVVYVPAYSHVYHQAGVPHLLTITLSVRNTSLDTEIIVKSVRYFDTRGNEVRSYLNKPVRLPALGTTEVVVERDDASGGSGANFLVEWYANSPVTEPIIEAVMIDTKSRQGISFARRGSVISYALPDAATDEGSAAQPANPPTEKPQ is encoded by the coding sequence ATGACGGTCAAGGGCGCAGATCCGGTAGGAAGACAAGTGAGGCTGTTGCTCGGTGGGTTGGTCGCGTTCTTCGTGCCGCTGATTATCTATACGATCTATCTCGACCAGCGTCTTGACGCTTTCGAAGACACCCTCAAGCACAATCCGCCGGAGGCTCTCGAGGCGGGCGGCCAGCCCCGCTACGACCTCTATCACCTGGCAGCCAACCCGGTCGAAGGCCAGGTGGTCTACGTTCCAGCCTACTCGCATGTGTATCACCAGGCCGGCGTTCCGCATCTGCTGACGATCACTCTCAGTGTTCGAAACACGAGTCTGGACACCGAGATCATCGTCAAATCCGTGCGCTATTTCGATACCCGCGGCAACGAGGTCAGATCGTACCTGAACAAGCCGGTCCGTCTCCCCGCTCTCGGCACCACCGAGGTGGTTGTCGAGCGGGACGACGCCTCCGGTGGAAGCGGAGCCAACTTCCTCGTCGAGTGGTATGCGAATTCACCCGTCACCGAACCGATCATCGAAGCGGTCATGATCGACACGAAGTCACGGCAGGGCATCTCATTCGCCCGCCGGGGCTCGGTTATCAGCTACGCCTTGCCTGACGCTGCGACCGATGAAGGGAGCGCCGCCCAACCGGCCAATCCGCCGACGGAAAAGCCACAGTAG
- a CDS encoding creatininase family protein: protein MESRQTDSALDSLLVLERLEVGPVRLERRRLRAAYVVTPLRGETSSFDFEYAFEEDVFDPKSPADHNLAALMAAQVALNYGLFCRQILFQGPLDEADRLFLKEMAANTAREIYVKKILQPNPFLTGLELPFRPRRLDSYLQAEMIFSDPLPEEDAWDRSPWTGERRSLAILSSGGKDSLLSHGLLEEAGYEVHPVFVNESGRHWFTALNAYRHFSRQVPNTARVWTNSDRLFNWMLRQLPFIRPDFNRLRADIYPVRLWTVAVFLAGALPLLRKRKVGRLVIGSEFDTSVRTRHQGITHYDGLYDQSRYFDNALSRFYRRKGWTLNQFSVLRPLSELLIEKILAERYPHYLRLQLSCHAAHKEQGEKEPGDGEKGRVLPCGRCEKCRRIVSMLTALGQDPAALGYTPQQQQECLAAFAQKGSHQEAAAALQVAHLLVERKVIAQDSPLGRKAKPHPESLKLRFDREHSPPDGLPEDVRRKLWPLMLHHAAGSVRRSGRLWIDFDPLGDESLARPYPYERNGQSREGSSSYMLGELTWPEAERRLAEVDLALLPVGAVEQHGHHLPLDTDAFDADYLARRVAEACTHPKPLVLPLIPYGVSYHHDDFKGTISVSNEALSRLVYEIGMSVARNGVTKLIIINGHGGNLATLKFAAQMINRDAHIFTCVDTGETSDHDIGQISETRDDVHAGEIETSTSLAVRPDLVKMEEAVGFVPSFSSRYLDFSSKRSVEWYARTAKISPSGVLGDPSKASAEKGRRMWDVMVKNLVELVEDLKDLSLEEIYERRY, encoded by the coding sequence ATGGAATCACGGCAAACCGACTCTGCACTGGATTCACTGCTGGTTTTGGAGCGTCTCGAGGTGGGGCCGGTACGGTTGGAACGCCGGCGCCTGCGGGCCGCTTACGTCGTTACGCCCCTGCGGGGAGAGACTTCCAGCTTCGATTTCGAATACGCATTCGAAGAGGACGTCTTCGACCCCAAGTCGCCCGCCGACCACAACCTGGCGGCCCTGATGGCGGCTCAGGTGGCCCTCAACTACGGGCTCTTCTGCCGGCAAATCCTCTTTCAAGGCCCCTTGGACGAAGCCGACCGCCTCTTCCTGAAGGAAATGGCGGCCAACACGGCCCGCGAAATCTACGTCAAGAAGATTCTCCAGCCCAACCCCTTTCTCACGGGGCTGGAGCTTCCCTTTAGGCCCCGGCGGTTGGACAGCTATCTGCAAGCCGAGATGATCTTTTCAGACCCCTTGCCCGAAGAGGACGCCTGGGACCGATCTCCCTGGACGGGCGAACGCCGCAGCCTCGCCATTCTCAGCAGCGGCGGCAAGGACTCGCTGCTCTCCCACGGACTGCTGGAAGAGGCCGGATACGAGGTCCACCCGGTCTTCGTCAACGAGTCGGGACGTCATTGGTTCACCGCCCTCAACGCCTACCGCCACTTTTCACGCCAGGTCCCCAACACGGCCCGCGTGTGGACCAATTCCGACCGCCTCTTCAACTGGATGCTGCGCCAACTGCCCTTCATCCGTCCCGACTTCAACCGTCTGAGGGCCGACATCTATCCCGTCCGCCTGTGGACCGTGGCCGTCTTCCTGGCTGGCGCCCTCCCCCTGCTGCGCAAGCGCAAGGTGGGGCGGCTGGTCATCGGCAGCGAGTTCGACACCTCCGTCCGCACGCGCCATCAGGGCATCACCCACTACGACGGCCTCTACGACCAGAGCCGCTACTTCGACAACGCCCTCTCGCGCTTTTACCGGCGCAAGGGCTGGACGCTGAACCAGTTTTCGGTGCTGCGTCCCTTGTCTGAACTGCTCATCGAGAAGATCCTGGCCGAACGCTATCCCCACTACCTGCGCCTTCAGCTCTCCTGCCACGCCGCCCATAAAGAGCAGGGTGAGAAGGAGCCGGGCGATGGCGAAAAGGGGCGAGTGCTCCCCTGCGGACGCTGCGAGAAGTGCCGCCGTATCGTCTCCATGCTGACGGCGCTGGGACAGGACCCCGCCGCCCTCGGATACACTCCTCAGCAACAGCAGGAGTGCCTGGCCGCATTCGCCCAAAAGGGCTCACACCAGGAGGCGGCCGCAGCTCTTCAGGTCGCCCACCTGCTGGTGGAGCGGAAGGTCATCGCACAGGACTCTCCCCTGGGACGCAAGGCCAAGCCCCATCCCGAGTCGCTCAAGCTGCGCTTCGACCGCGAGCACTCGCCGCCCGACGGACTGCCCGAGGACGTGCGCCGCAAGCTGTGGCCGCTGATGCTGCACCACGCCGCGGGAAGCGTCCGCCGCAGCGGGCGTTTGTGGATCGACTTCGACCCCCTCGGCGACGAGTCCCTGGCGCGTCCTTACCCCTACGAGAGAAACGGCCAGAGCCGGGAAGGATCGTCGTCCTACATGCTGGGAGAGCTGACTTGGCCCGAGGCCGAGCGCCGCCTGGCCGAAGTCGACCTGGCGCTGCTTCCGGTGGGCGCCGTCGAGCAGCACGGCCACCACTTGCCTCTCGACACCGACGCTTTCGACGCCGACTATCTGGCCCGGCGCGTGGCCGAGGCCTGCACCCATCCCAAGCCGCTGGTGCTGCCCCTCATTCCTTACGGGGTCTCCTACCACCACGACGACTTCAAGGGCACCATCTCGGTCAGCAACGAAGCCCTCTCGCGGCTGGTCTACGAGATCGGAATGAGCGTGGCCCGCAACGGCGTTACCAAGCTCATTATCATCAACGGCCACGGAGGCAACCTGGCAACGCTCAAATTCGCCGCCCAGATGATCAACCGCGACGCCCACATCTTCACCTGCGTCGACACGGGCGAGACCTCCGATCACGACATAGGCCAGATCTCCGAAACCCGCGACGACGTGCACGCCGGAGAAATCGAGACCTCGACCAGCCTGGCCGTGCGTCCCGACCTGGTGAAGATGGAAGAGGCGGTAGGCTTCGTCCCCAGCTTCTCCTCCCGCTACCTCGACTTCTCTTCCAAGCGCAGCGTCGAATGGTACGCCCGCACCGCCAAAATCTCCCCCTCCGGCGTCCTGGGCGACCCCTCCAAGGCTTCGGCCGAAAAAGGCCGCCGCATGTGGGACGTCATGGTCAAAAACCTGGTCGAACTGGTCGAAGACCTCAAAGACCTCTCCCTGGAGGAAATCTACGAGCGCCGCTATTGA
- a CDS encoding DUF1611 domain-containing protein yields the protein MSQDSRIPPARLPEGKAIVYCQGAFNTPNGKTAHGLVRRTRRYEVLSVVDSLYGGRDAREVLDGVPRSIPIYASLKEAIESASGQATHLVVGLAPDGGRLSPKARQDVLKALQAGLNVDCGLHDFLSEDPELIKVSAASGAVIRDIRKPPHRKDLHFFTGKIEEVDSFTVALLGTDSAVGKRTTAWLLVDGLQELGHSAELIGTGQTAWMQGARYSIVLDSLVNDFVAGEIEHAVWSACKEEHPDVIVLEGQGSLMNPAYPGGYELLAAGRPDVVVVQHAPTRKEYDGFPGYPLHSLSQQVEVIEMISGRPVVAITVNHEGMRPEEVPGACEDIRHDTGLPAFDVLLDGPQGLAQEIAKYLKNRSDGPHTAESN from the coding sequence ATGAGCCAAGACAGTCGAATCCCTCCTGCGCGCCTGCCCGAAGGCAAAGCCATCGTCTACTGCCAGGGAGCCTTCAACACCCCCAACGGGAAGACGGCTCACGGCCTGGTGCGCCGCACCCGCCGCTATGAGGTGCTCTCGGTTGTCGACTCGCTCTACGGCGGACGCGATGCCCGCGAGGTGCTGGACGGGGTTCCCCGAAGCATCCCCATCTACGCCTCGCTGAAAGAGGCCATCGAGTCCGCTTCGGGACAGGCCACCCATCTGGTGGTGGGGCTGGCTCCCGACGGCGGACGCCTCAGTCCCAAAGCCCGTCAGGACGTCCTCAAGGCGCTGCAGGCAGGACTCAATGTGGACTGCGGACTGCACGACTTCCTCAGCGAAGACCCCGAGCTGATCAAGGTCTCCGCCGCCTCGGGAGCCGTCATCCGCGACATCCGCAAGCCTCCCCACCGCAAGGACCTGCACTTCTTCACCGGCAAGATCGAGGAGGTCGATTCCTTCACCGTGGCCTTGCTGGGGACCGATTCGGCGGTGGGCAAGCGCACCACCGCCTGGCTGCTGGTGGACGGCCTGCAAGAGCTTGGACACAGCGCCGAACTGATCGGCACCGGCCAGACGGCTTGGATGCAAGGAGCCCGCTACAGCATCGTCCTCGACTCGCTGGTCAACGACTTCGTGGCCGGCGAGATCGAGCACGCCGTCTGGAGCGCTTGCAAGGAAGAGCATCCCGACGTGATCGTGCTGGAGGGACAGGGCAGCCTCATGAATCCGGCCTATCCCGGCGGCTACGAGCTGCTGGCGGCGGGGCGTCCCGACGTGGTGGTGGTGCAGCACGCGCCGACGCGCAAGGAGTACGACGGTTTTCCGGGATATCCGCTGCATTCCCTTTCCCAGCAGGTGGAGGTCATCGAGATGATCTCGGGCCGTCCTGTGGTGGCCATCACCGTCAACCATGAAGGCATGAGGCCCGAAGAGGTTCCCGGGGCCTGCGAAGACATCCGCCACGACACCGGCCTGCCCGCCTTCGACGTCTTGCTGGACGGCCCCCAGGGACTGGCCCAGGAGATCGCCAAGTACCTGAAGAATCGCAGCGACGGGCCTCACACCGCCGAGAGCAATTAA
- a CDS encoding pyridoxal-phosphate dependent enzyme, which yields MSSPDPPQASEFPPLNWEDADSHSPPIAYELEREKKTASDRSLPLERRIEAFEDIIDSEVGDTSQSRARNLERQVDLRQIYLKFEGGNPSGTQKDRIAFAQAMDALRRGFDTVTIATCGNYGVATALACSLCGLDCVVYIPEGYHTKRIKEMQQYPVQIERVPGDYEAAVEQSRERAEKDEIYDANPGGSNVAIQLKAYGEIANEIYDDLRDAPSAVAVPVSNGTTLLGIYRGFLSLYRRGRTSRMPHIVAGSSHNKNPVVSSFLRGDERCRDLAPERIRETEVNEPLINWHSIDGQGALDAIRATSGWAEHGSDRAMKSYSRLLREQEGLMVLPASTAGLIALLKGHAKNPLPADRYVVILTGRKS from the coding sequence ATGAGTTCGCCGGACCCCCCTCAGGCATCCGAGTTCCCTCCCCTTAACTGGGAGGACGCCGACTCCCATTCGCCTCCCATCGCCTATGAACTGGAGCGCGAGAAGAAGACGGCCAGCGACCGCTCGCTGCCGCTGGAACGGCGCATCGAGGCCTTCGAGGACATCATCGATTCGGAAGTAGGCGACACGTCCCAATCGCGGGCCCGCAACCTGGAACGGCAGGTCGACCTGCGCCAGATCTATCTCAAGTTCGAGGGCGGCAATCCCAGCGGGACGCAGAAAGACCGCATCGCCTTCGCCCAGGCCATGGACGCGCTGAGACGCGGATTCGATACCGTCACCATCGCCACCTGCGGCAACTACGGCGTAGCCACCGCCCTGGCCTGTTCGCTGTGCGGGCTCGACTGCGTCGTCTACATTCCCGAGGGCTACCACACCAAGCGCATTAAAGAGATGCAGCAGTACCCGGTGCAGATCGAACGCGTCCCGGGCGACTATGAGGCCGCCGTCGAACAGTCGCGTGAGCGGGCCGAGAAGGACGAGATTTACGACGCCAATCCGGGCGGAAGCAACGTTGCCATTCAGCTCAAGGCTTATGGCGAGATCGCCAACGAGATCTATGACGATCTGCGCGACGCTCCCTCGGCGGTGGCGGTTCCGGTCTCTAACGGAACCACCCTGTTGGGCATCTACAGGGGATTCCTCAGCCTCTACCGGCGCGGACGCACCTCGCGCATGCCCCACATCGTGGCCGGCTCGTCTCACAACAAGAATCCCGTCGTCAGCTCCTTTCTGCGGGGCGACGAGCGCTGCCGCGACCTGGCCCCCGAGCGCATCCGCGAGACCGAAGTCAACGAGCCCCTGATCAACTGGCATTCCATCGACGGGCAAGGGGCGCTGGACGCCATCCGGGCCACCTCGGGATGGGCCGAGCACGGCAGCGACCGCGCCATGAAGTCCTACTCGCGGCTGTTGCGCGAGCAGGAAGGGCTGATGGTGCTGCCGGCATCTACGGCGGGACTCATCGCCCTGCTCAAGGGCCACGCCAAGAATCCTCTGCCCGCCGACCGCTACGTCGTCATCCTCACAGGAAGGAAATCATGA
- the corA gene encoding magnesium/cobalt transporter CorA, with protein MQARFVVAASLGPGPAAVSEERGILRRMVIRLKRSRAKRPVGAAPGTLVHIGERKLERVRFRVIDFDLENLEEKELRSVEECFPYRDRTTVSWINIDGLHDVEVIGRLGEHLGLHSLVQESILDTDQRPTIEEYDDHLYVVAKMLNYQDGKLQIEQLSLIVGRGFVLTFQERVGDFFNGVRERLRGGRGRIRSRGPDYLAYALLDAVVDQYFVVAETLGERSEELANRLMREPLPEREEIFELKMEAAELRRAVWPMREVVESLKKEEHILIDEANHVFLTDLRDHAVMVMEQTESLRETTSGLIDLHLSSLSQKMNEVMKVLTIIATIFIPTTFVAGVYGMNFNYMPELQVWWAYPAVLLLMLLIALVMLLYFRRKRWL; from the coding sequence ATGCAAGCACGCTTCGTCGTGGCGGCCAGCCTCGGGCCGGGCCCGGCGGCGGTGTCGGAGGAGCGGGGTATCCTAAGGAGGATGGTGATCCGTCTCAAGAGGAGCCGCGCCAAGCGCCCGGTGGGCGCTGCGCCGGGGACCCTGGTTCATATCGGCGAACGCAAGTTGGAGAGAGTCCGCTTCCGCGTCATCGACTTCGACCTTGAAAACCTCGAGGAAAAGGAGCTCAGGTCGGTCGAGGAGTGCTTTCCCTATCGCGACCGTACTACCGTCTCCTGGATCAATATTGACGGCTTGCACGATGTTGAAGTCATCGGGCGCCTGGGAGAACACCTGGGACTTCACTCGCTGGTGCAGGAGAGCATCCTCGATACCGATCAGCGCCCCACCATCGAAGAGTACGACGACCACCTCTACGTGGTGGCCAAGATGCTCAACTACCAGGACGGCAAGCTGCAGATCGAGCAACTCAGCCTGATCGTGGGAAGGGGTTTCGTGCTCACCTTTCAAGAACGGGTGGGCGACTTCTTTAATGGGGTGCGCGAACGCCTGCGGGGCGGGCGCGGACGCATCCGTTCGCGCGGACCCGACTATTTGGCCTACGCCTTACTCGACGCCGTTGTCGATCAGTACTTCGTAGTCGCCGAAACCCTGGGCGAGCGTTCCGAGGAATTGGCTAACCGCCTCATGCGCGAGCCTCTCCCCGAACGGGAAGAAATCTTTGAACTTAAAATGGAGGCCGCCGAATTGCGGCGGGCGGTATGGCCCATGCGCGAGGTGGTCGAAAGCCTCAAAAAGGAAGAGCATATACTCATCGACGAGGCTAATCATGTCTTTCTGACCGACCTGCGCGATCACGCCGTGATGGTCATGGAGCAGACCGAGAGCCTGCGCGAGACCACCTCCGGGCTCATCGACCTGCACCTCTCCAGCCTCAGCCAGAAGATGAACGAGGTGATGAAGGTCCTCACCATCATCGCCACCATCTTCATTCCCACCACCTTCGTGGCCGGGGTCTACGGCATGAACTTCAACTACATGCCCGAACTGCAAGTCTGGTGGGCCTACCCCGCCGTCCTCCTGCTGATGCTCCTCATCGCCCTGGTCATGCTCCTCTACTTCCGCCGCAAACGCTGGCTCTAG
- a CDS encoding ABC transporter permease — MAKSPSFSLSSVLVLALAIAAFTSVLSLFYTIFLKPLPYERNDHTVVFRAEDRLESIAPVHYRTLSSQITTFESLAIFAQQTREVQGLNRPLRVPAAFVSSSLFQVLRPRLTRGRVFDAREDTPGGPKLAIVSESLWRNRMAAAADLEEQNLTIGDEKYAVIGVMGEDFSFPSDDIDLWLPASVALPRTYDSPFARIMNLTGSLESGISLEAAEAEVRAVLEAVAAQAPRTRRGPPVTLSYLREHLSGDASYQYRVLMMAALFVLAVGVISMVNLLWIRGRKLQNDTAIRLALGGGGLRSSFTLLAESLLLSAAAASVGLILAYWCLRLLQSLGRDQVARLSEVGLHPPVVLAVGLVSLAGVVIATLSNRMRLSDKRMIRVLQGGAVRDGKQPALLFQNFLIVVEFALTLVLVSGTVLLVRNLVEVGNLELGFDGNQVLAQQIVLPRSTYSEKESSRVFFERAVDGLEGLAVVESAGAVTSLPLSGVGRFGKYVSREISNRNHDPVTADRFVVVSGYFEALGIPLLRGRLFGHEKDGPENQSAVVIDSKLADFLWPGTDPIGKELGRMMGGDLIWGRVIGVVGSVRKYAIDEEPMSLRRRGQVYEPLGGQMDNGTRALYLVARTSEEPAAFETAVRRVVGQIDQAAPFASTVVVDDLVRDSLAESNFYAFVMSLLALASVAIGFLGLYGVTASIAAARRPELGIRLALGAHPLQLLRRILFDGAASMLAGLIAGVLCAQAFREVLASLFFDVGQLAWSDLLTGVSALLIAGLLACFIPALRVAVQPPAKAFQILNRSTA, encoded by the coding sequence TTGGCGAAATCGCCGAGCTTCTCCCTGAGCAGTGTACTGGTATTGGCGTTGGCCATCGCAGCCTTCACCAGTGTCCTGAGCTTGTTCTACACCATCTTTCTGAAGCCGCTGCCGTACGAACGGAACGATCATACTGTCGTCTTTCGTGCGGAAGACAGACTGGAGTCAATCGCACCGGTCCACTACCGGACGCTGTCGTCCCAAATCACGACATTTGAATCCCTTGCCATCTTTGCGCAGCAAACACGCGAAGTCCAAGGACTCAATCGGCCTCTCCGTGTTCCGGCGGCCTTCGTTTCATCCAGTTTGTTTCAAGTTCTACGGCCGCGTCTGACCCGAGGACGGGTTTTCGACGCTCGGGAAGACACGCCCGGTGGACCCAAGCTGGCAATTGTCAGCGAATCGCTGTGGCGCAACCGCATGGCCGCCGCTGCGGATCTTGAAGAGCAGAATCTGACCATCGGCGACGAAAAGTACGCCGTCATCGGGGTTATGGGCGAGGACTTCTCTTTTCCTTCAGACGACATCGACCTATGGTTACCGGCGAGCGTGGCCCTGCCGCGGACCTATGACAGCCCTTTTGCCCGAATCATGAATCTGACGGGCAGTCTTGAATCTGGGATTTCACTGGAAGCCGCCGAGGCTGAAGTGAGAGCCGTCCTGGAAGCAGTTGCCGCCCAAGCCCCGAGAACTCGGCGAGGGCCTCCAGTCACTTTGAGCTACCTGCGCGAGCACCTCTCGGGGGACGCTTCATATCAGTATCGGGTCTTGATGATGGCCGCTCTTTTTGTCTTGGCGGTGGGCGTGATCAGCATGGTCAACCTGCTCTGGATTAGAGGACGCAAACTGCAGAATGACACGGCTATCCGCTTGGCACTCGGCGGCGGCGGGCTGCGCTCAAGCTTTACCCTGCTGGCCGAGTCGCTTCTCCTTTCGGCGGCTGCCGCCTCGGTCGGGCTGATCTTAGCCTATTGGTGTCTGAGACTTTTGCAATCTCTGGGCAGAGACCAAGTCGCCCGCCTGTCTGAGGTGGGGCTCCATCCGCCGGTTGTGTTGGCGGTGGGCCTGGTTTCTCTCGCAGGAGTTGTCATAGCTACGCTCTCGAATCGCATGCGCCTATCTGACAAGAGGATGATCCGAGTACTGCAAGGCGGGGCCGTCCGAGACGGTAAACAACCTGCCCTCTTGTTTCAGAACTTTCTCATCGTAGTTGAATTTGCTTTGACCCTGGTGCTGGTCAGCGGCACCGTTCTTCTCGTACGCAATCTCGTTGAGGTCGGCAATCTTGAGCTTGGCTTCGATGGGAATCAGGTTTTGGCCCAACAGATCGTACTGCCGCGCTCTACCTATTCTGAGAAGGAGTCGAGCAGGGTCTTTTTTGAGCGAGCGGTCGATGGGCTTGAGGGTCTAGCCGTAGTCGAGTCTGCCGGTGCCGTCACTTCCCTCCCCTTAAGCGGTGTAGGTCGTTTCGGCAAGTACGTCAGCCGCGAGATCAGCAACCGGAACCATGACCCGGTCACGGCTGACCGCTTCGTGGTTGTTTCCGGCTATTTCGAAGCGCTTGGAATTCCGCTCCTGCGAGGACGTCTTTTCGGTCACGAGAAGGATGGCCCTGAAAACCAGTCCGCTGTAGTGATCGACTCCAAATTGGCAGATTTCCTCTGGCCCGGAACGGATCCGATCGGCAAGGAGCTTGGCAGAATGATGGGAGGAGACCTGATCTGGGGACGTGTCATCGGTGTGGTCGGGAGCGTTCGCAAGTACGCCATCGACGAAGAACCGATGTCGCTCAGGCGTCGCGGTCAAGTGTATGAACCTCTGGGCGGTCAGATGGATAACGGCACTCGAGCTCTGTATCTGGTCGCGCGTACATCGGAGGAGCCGGCGGCTTTCGAAACCGCCGTCCGGCGAGTCGTCGGCCAGATCGATCAAGCCGCCCCCTTCGCCTCTACGGTGGTCGTTGACGACTTGGTGCGTGACTCGCTCGCCGAGTCGAATTTCTATGCTTTTGTCATGTCCCTATTGGCTCTCGCGAGTGTGGCGATTGGTTTCCTCGGTCTCTATGGAGTGACGGCCTCCATTGCGGCCGCACGACGCCCGGAATTGGGAATCCGGCTGGCTTTGGGTGCCCACCCGCTTCAACTCCTTCGCCGGATTCTATTCGACGGCGCGGCAAGCATGCTGGCAGGTCTCATTGCCGGCGTCCTGTGTGCCCAAGCCTTTCGCGAAGTCCTGGCAAGCCTCTTTTTCGATGTGGGTCAACTGGCTTGGAGCGATCTGTTGACGGGGGTGTCTGCACTTCTCATCGCAGGCTTGCTGGCCTGCTTCATTCCAGCGCTGCGGGTTGCAGTCCAGCCCCCGGCGAAAGCCTTTCAGATCCTCAATCGCTCGACTGCCTAG
- a CDS encoding flagellar hook-length control protein FliK translates to MQPIQFISPESLFAGEAQGSVPLGDGQVSADFIQELIARLVEGQEEGLAAEQIHVQEDSAQEEVQFLKGSADSASRQQDIDAEDLFYTGVVVEGEPPVVTPGTRVPQGSETRQTLFIGQSGQDVQSEVEKAAPRTAPSRPIVEIEPHIDAAAAKALRTRLAAPPSTLDLDQVIDEAVARSGRQSRATEGLPEDLRGVDVRRLVGASVAADQVLRSSKEEGAGQGSWPGGSSSASSSGASQSQSAPALDSRQQSQGDRDGSQEQPYRDPSRASNQSARAGQPQAQTNAQASSPSIAARSGAEGSFSDALTAAGAEPRASTAAQTRPAAAAEAPYQNIRGADQDQVFNQIVRSARLFQSEGGQNFEIRLKPEFLGRIQIDTRLGADNTLTTRFLVEDPEVRALLEHRLPALADRLSEGGVRIQSVEVQNMNSGDAGRSQADAQQGQQRPGEGGKAQQQHSADSRRNSDSSQQESNNRPRSHQGLISLVA, encoded by the coding sequence ATGCAGCCGATTCAATTCATATCGCCCGAATCTTTATTCGCCGGAGAGGCCCAGGGGTCGGTTCCTCTGGGGGACGGCCAGGTGAGCGCCGACTTCATCCAGGAACTGATAGCGCGCCTGGTCGAGGGGCAGGAAGAGGGTCTGGCGGCAGAACAGATCCATGTGCAAGAGGATTCCGCCCAGGAGGAAGTCCAGTTTCTCAAGGGCTCCGCCGATTCCGCCTCACGGCAACAAGACATCGACGCCGAAGATCTTTTTTATACCGGGGTCGTCGTCGAGGGCGAGCCTCCAGTGGTGACCCCTGGGACCAGGGTTCCCCAAGGATCGGAGACCCGCCAAACCCTGTTTATCGGCCAGAGCGGGCAGGATGTCCAGAGCGAAGTCGAGAAGGCCGCTCCGCGGACGGCCCCTTCGCGTCCCATCGTTGAAATCGAACCCCACATCGACGCAGCCGCCGCCAAAGCCCTGCGCACCCGCCTGGCCGCTCCCCCGTCCACCCTCGACCTCGATCAAGTCATCGACGAGGCTGTGGCTCGCAGTGGCCGCCAGTCGAGGGCGACGGAGGGTCTGCCCGAAGACCTTCGAGGCGTCGATGTGCGCCGCCTGGTAGGCGCGTCGGTCGCCGCCGATCAGGTTCTGCGTTCCTCCAAGGAGGAGGGCGCCGGGCAGGGAAGTTGGCCAGGCGGCTCCTCATCGGCTTCTTCTAGCGGCGCCTCGCAAAGTCAATCGGCTCCGGCCTTGGACAGCCGTCAGCAGTCCCAGGGAGACCGGGACGGCTCCCAGGAGCAGCCCTACCGAGACCCGTCCCGCGCTTCCAACCAGAGCGCGCGGGCCGGCCAGCCGCAGGCTCAGACAAACGCCCAAGCCTCTTCGCCGTCAATCGCCGCACGCTCCGGCGCCGAAGGCAGTTTTTCGGATGCCTTGACCGCCGCCGGCGCCGAGCCGCGCGCATCGACGGCTGCCCAAACGCGCCCCGCCGCAGCCGCGGAAGCTCCCTACCAGAACATCCGCGGCGCCGATCAGGACCAGGTCTTCAATCAAATCGTGCGCAGCGCACGGCTCTTTCAAAGCGAGGGCGGGCAGAACTTCGAGATCCGCCTCAAGCCCGAATTCTTGGGACGCATTCAGATCGACACCCGGCTGGGCGCCGACAACACCCTGACGACCCGTTTCCTGGTGGAGGATCCCGAGGTCAGGGCCCTGCTCGAGCATCGTCTGCCGGCGCTGGCCGACCGCCTCTCCGAAGGCGGCGTGCGCATTCAGTCGGTGGAGGTGCAGAACATGAATTCCGGCGACGCCGGACGCTCCCAGGCAGACGCCCAGCAGGGACAGCAGCGTCCTGGAGAGGGCGGCAAAGCTCAGCAGCAGCATTCAGCCGACTCCCGAAGGAACTCCGATTCTTCCCAGCAAGAGAGCAACAACCGTCCACGCAGCCATCAGGGACTCATCAGCCTGGTGGCCTAG
- a CDS encoding flagellar hook capping FlgD N-terminal domain-containing protein has protein sequence MEVGFNPILGNSDPTASFGNQQLGRFEFLRLLVAQIANQDPLEPVANTEFVSQVAQFSSLDELVKIRQLGEINQAIFEQLLAGAQEPDAPAEPDAPQDPGATDSGGAADDGESS, from the coding sequence ATGGAAGTAGGATTCAACCCCATTCTAGGCAACTCGGACCCCACTGCCAGCTTTGGCAACCAGCAGTTGGGCCGCTTCGAGTTCCTGCGCTTGCTGGTGGCTCAGATAGCCAACCAGGATCCGCTGGAACCGGTGGCCAATACCGAGTTCGTGTCCCAGGTGGCCCAGTTCAGCTCGCTCGATGAGCTGGTCAAGATCCGCCAGTTGGGAGAGATCAACCAAGCCATTTTCGAACAGTTGCTGGCCGGCGCTCAGGAGCCCGACGCCCCGGCCGAGCCGGACGCTCCCCAAGACCCGGGCGCGACCGACTCAGGTGGCGCTGCCGACGACGGCGAGAGCAGTTAA